In Wolinella succinogenes DSM 1740, a single genomic region encodes these proteins:
- a CDS encoding peptidoglycan bridge formation glycyltransferase FemA/FemB family protein, protein MILLQRAKSQELWFAPTPSPKECYSLKAFVQCQETQTPWGFVKEPFFTRLIDLESPFEEEFDKNVRYEIKRAQKESLLFSWGEGVPRFVKFFNAFAQSKGLSLLNEAELSYMGEHLRLTEIRANGEPLVMHSYLLDHSIKRVRLLHSASLFRLSQEKDFRALVGRANRLLHFLDMERFKEEGFKIYDFGGVSHSQDPALLGINRFKEGFGGREVEEPTFRGWLFVALLKIFTLKGRLQTWKRAI, encoded by the coding sequence ATGATTCTCCTCCAACGCGCCAAAAGTCAGGAGCTCTGGTTTGCCCCCACGCCAAGCCCCAAAGAGTGCTACTCACTCAAAGCCTTCGTGCAGTGCCAAGAGACCCAAACCCCTTGGGGTTTTGTCAAAGAGCCCTTCTTCACTCGACTCATCGATCTTGAATCGCCCTTCGAGGAGGAGTTTGACAAAAATGTTCGATACGAGATCAAACGCGCTCAAAAAGAGTCTCTTCTCTTTAGCTGGGGTGAAGGAGTTCCCCGCTTTGTCAAATTTTTCAACGCTTTTGCCCAAAGCAAAGGGCTTAGTCTCCTCAATGAGGCTGAGCTCTCCTACATGGGCGAGCATCTCCGCCTCACCGAAATTAGAGCCAATGGAGAGCCCCTCGTGATGCACTCCTACCTCCTAGATCACTCCATTAAGCGAGTGCGCCTGCTCCACTCCGCCTCCCTCTTTCGCCTCAGCCAAGAGAAAGATTTTCGCGCACTCGTCGGTCGAGCCAATCGACTTTTGCACTTTTTGGATATGGAGCGCTTTAAGGAGGAGGGATTTAAAATCTATGACTTTGGGGGAGTGAGCCATAGCCAAGACCCTGCCCTGCTTGGAATCAACCGCTTCAAAGAGGGCTTTGGCGGAAGGGAGGTCGAAGAGCCCACCTTTCGCGGATGGCTCTTTGTCGCACTACTTAAAATCTTCACACTTAAAGGAAGACTTCAAACATGGAAGCGCGCTATATAG
- the asnB gene encoding asparagine synthase (glutamine-hydrolyzing) produces the protein MCGIVGYSQNHPQAIQEMLQSIRHRGPDDLGIYCDEGFSLGHTRLSILDLSHAGHQPMEFEHLVIVFNGEVYNFRAIQKELLGLGYTFFSDSDTEVILKAMHCWGEKAVDKFIGMFAFALWDKRKEELLLYRDRVGVKPLYYYFEGGELLFASELRAITAIKPNLALSQAGLYEYFQFGYISSNLSIHQAIHKLPAGHYLRFKAGKIEVKPYWSIHTFLEMPPFEKSEEELIDELEELLVDAFKLRMVADVPVGVFLSGGIDSSLVAAILQKHHGHIHTFTIGFENPRYNEALYAKGVAEHLGTEHTERILSAEEAREILYRFPEVYDEPFGDSSGIPTLLVSKVAKESGVKVVLSADGGDEIFCGYERYPIAHSLSRKILSLPYPLRAFAGRAMESFGAKRAGYLFKVRNLEHKFNQLSEMLRAKDLEEFYELLVHNSKNYEIKELLGETFPPKSRAFKVGERIHPMQGMMSWDYERYMVDDILVKVDRATMFHSIEGREPLLDHRIAEFAARLPFNMKFREGKTKYILRKVLERYLPKEMIERPKMGFGIPMFEWFSQDLRSLFETHFTPERLKSSGVLNPSYVLRELGKLQRGEPVNVNKLWLILVFLMWQEKAR, from the coding sequence ATGTGCGGAATCGTAGGCTACAGCCAAAACCACCCCCAAGCCATCCAAGAGATGCTCCAAAGCATCCGCCATCGAGGTCCTGATGATCTAGGAATCTACTGTGATGAGGGCTTCTCGCTTGGTCACACCCGCCTCTCCATCCTCGATCTGAGCCACGCAGGCCATCAGCCCATGGAGTTTGAGCATCTCGTGATTGTCTTTAACGGTGAGGTCTATAACTTCCGCGCCATCCAAAAAGAGCTTCTAGGGCTTGGCTACACCTTCTTCTCCGATTCAGACACAGAGGTGATCCTCAAAGCGATGCACTGCTGGGGCGAAAAAGCCGTGGATAAATTCATCGGGATGTTTGCCTTTGCCCTCTGGGATAAGAGAAAAGAGGAGCTGCTCCTCTATCGAGACCGAGTAGGAGTGAAGCCTCTTTACTACTATTTTGAAGGGGGCGAGCTTCTTTTTGCTAGCGAGCTACGCGCCATCACCGCCATCAAACCCAACCTAGCGCTAAGCCAAGCGGGGCTTTATGAATATTTTCAATTCGGCTATATAAGCTCCAATCTCTCCATCCATCAGGCCATCCACAAGCTCCCTGCTGGGCATTATCTCCGCTTCAAAGCGGGCAAGATCGAGGTGAAGCCCTATTGGAGCATCCACACCTTCTTGGAGATGCCCCCTTTTGAAAAGAGTGAAGAGGAGCTTATTGATGAGCTAGAAGAGCTTTTGGTGGATGCCTTCAAGCTTCGTATGGTGGCGGATGTGCCCGTGGGAGTCTTTTTGAGCGGAGGAATCGATTCCTCTTTAGTGGCAGCGATTTTACAAAAGCACCATGGTCATATCCATACTTTCACCATCGGCTTTGAGAATCCTCGCTACAACGAAGCCCTCTACGCCAAAGGGGTCGCCGAGCATCTTGGCACCGAGCATACGGAACGAATCCTAAGCGCTGAAGAGGCGCGAGAGATTCTCTATCGCTTCCCTGAAGTTTACGATGAGCCTTTTGGCGATAGTAGCGGGATTCCTACGCTTCTTGTCTCCAAGGTGGCCAAGGAGAGCGGAGTGAAGGTCGTCCTCTCCGCTGATGGCGGAGATGAGATCTTTTGCGGTTATGAGCGCTATCCCATCGCCCACTCCCTCTCGCGCAAGATCCTCTCCCTCCCCTATCCCCTAAGAGCCTTCGCAGGAAGAGCCATGGAGAGCTTTGGAGCCAAGAGGGCGGGCTATCTCTTTAAAGTGCGCAACCTAGAGCACAAATTCAACCAACTCAGCGAGATGCTGCGCGCTAAGGATTTGGAAGAGTTCTACGAGCTCTTGGTGCACAACTCCAAAAACTATGAGATCAAAGAGCTCCTAGGGGAGACCTTCCCTCCCAAGAGCCGAGCCTTTAAAGTCGGCGAGAGGATTCACCCCATGCAGGGGATGATGTCATGGGATTATGAACGCTACATGGTGGATGACATTTTGGTGAAAGTTGATCGAGCGACCATGTTTCACTCTATTGAAGGACGGGAGCCTCTACTGGATCACCGCATTGCCGAATTTGCCGCACGCCTTCCCTTTAACATGAAATTTCGCGAGGGCAAAACCAAATATATCCTGCGAAAAGTTCTTGAGCGCTACCTTCCCAAAGAGATGATCGAACGCCCCAAGATGGGCTTTGGAATCCCGATGTTTGAGTGGTTTAGCCAAGATTTACGCTCCCTTTTTGAGACTCACTTTACCCCTGAGAGACTCAAAAGCTCTGGCGTGCTCAACCCAAGCTATGTCCTAAGAGAGCTTGGCAAACTCCAAAGAGGGGAGCCCGTCAATGTCAATAAGCTTTGGCTCATCCTCGTCTTTTTGATGTGGCAAGAGAAGGCACGCTAG
- a CDS encoding glycosyltransferase family 4 protein, with translation MKRLAFVISSLGAGGAEKVLSLMSHYLAQKGISLTLISLGDSKSFYPLPAQAKIIALGECRSSKGVIDSLFQNLRRIQKLRQALRAARPDLILSFMTETNILSIIAAKSLGIPVIASEHTNYLWQPSRLWNRLRHLLYPLASATTLLTQRDKENHYGFLPQAKILPNPFDFPPLSPTPKEKIILGVGRLIKDKGFDRLIRAFSRISIGDYQLLIAGEGEERVRLEELIQSLGMEEKIHLLGSQKEIYPLYERASIFVLSSSMEGLSNALIEAMSMGCAVISFDCPYGPSEVITPQENGLLVPLHDEVALQEAMERLIQEEPLRQKLSQNAPKVRERFAIDRVMPQWEELMRSILDSTPSCSKES, from the coding sequence ATGAAACGCTTAGCGTTTGTCATCTCATCTTTAGGAGCAGGGGGTGCAGAGAAGGTGCTCTCCTTGATGAGTCACTATTTGGCCCAAAAAGGAATCTCTCTCACCCTCATCTCCCTAGGAGATTCCAAGAGCTTCTATCCCCTCCCCGCCCAAGCCAAGATCATCGCCCTAGGGGAGTGTCGCTCCTCCAAAGGAGTGATCGATTCTCTTTTCCAAAACCTAAGGCGAATCCAAAAGCTCCGCCAAGCCCTGCGCGCTGCTAGGCCCGATCTTATCCTCTCCTTTATGACTGAGACCAATATCCTCTCCATCATCGCCGCTAAAAGTCTAGGGATTCCCGTGATTGCGAGCGAGCACACCAACTACCTCTGGCAGCCCTCACGCCTTTGGAATCGCTTGCGTCACCTCCTCTATCCTCTCGCCTCTGCCACGACCCTCCTAACCCAAAGGGACAAAGAGAATCACTATGGCTTTCTCCCCCAAGCCAAGATTCTCCCCAACCCCTTTGACTTTCCCCCGCTCTCTCCGACCCCCAAGGAGAAGATTATCTTAGGCGTGGGGCGCCTCATCAAGGACAAGGGTTTTGATCGTCTCATCCGCGCCTTTAGCCGAATCTCTATAGGCGACTATCAACTCCTTATCGCAGGAGAGGGCGAGGAGAGGGTTCGCTTGGAGGAACTGATTCAATCCTTGGGAATGGAGGAGAAGATTCATCTCCTTGGTTCTCAAAAAGAGATCTATCCCCTCTATGAACGCGCCTCTATCTTTGTTCTCTCCTCCTCCATGGAGGGACTCTCTAACGCCCTCATTGAAGCGATGAGCATGGGGTGTGCGGTCATCTCCTTTGACTGCCCCTATGGCCCTAGCGAGGTGATCACCCCCCAAGAGAATGGTCTTTTAGTGCCCTTGCATGATGAAGTTGCACTCCAAGAAGCGATGGAGCGCCTCATCCAAGAGGAGCCACTCCGCCAAAAGCTCTCCCAAAATGCCCCCAAAGTGCGGGAGCGATTCGCCATCGATAGGGTGATGCCTCAATGGGAGGAGTTGATGCGCTCCATCCTTGATTCTACCCCCTCTTGTTCAAAGGAGTCTTGA
- a CDS encoding STT3 domain-containing protein, whose translation MKPQPLSSPPHRGQASLDIGLALLLFLFALGARLAWVVDFGAYEEFLHKGILMINTNDGYYYAEGARDLIAGFHQENDLSPLHTPLSLLTAWLYHLTPFSLEALLLGMPLFFGASIVFPLYLLGKELASRNVGFFGALLGGVAVSYYNRTMAGYYDTDMLVLVLPLWMFYFLFKFLKEPRALFWILSVLFGIASVLWHNGLANLYVGVFLIGILYLLFFEESNPKRWHALSLILLLCLPNPSFLQIGVVILLGFWIAQTPSLNPSLAPWFTLALLIWVLFGGALSPLWYQLEVYLFRPSVEASAPSLHFYSVVQTIREASTLSLEKLAIRISGHPLSFGLALLGYLLLAFKRPLFWLTLPFVALGFLGMKSGLRFTLFAVPFMALSLGFLIESILAQIPQKLWRFPLFALATLLALWPNLNHILDYQIPPVFKAKEVHLLETFKGIANREDYVMAWWDYGYGLRYYSDVKTLIDGAKHAGNINYPVSYALLSQNALASANMARLSVEFTERSFEEGWNGDEVVAKIMEHYGFSDPNAFLEALSQDALPLPPKSREIYYYLPLKMMEILPTVDLFSHLDLSTGHSKESGFFFYTQNFIDQKDFIDLGRGLRIDKTEGILEFQSGERVALREFIITQEEEGEVHSKSLKLDSAAPLYAVYMKNQRAIFLADEHYFHSLFIQLFALGDYDSTLFEPILSSPWAKIYKLKR comes from the coding sequence ATGAAGCCACAGCCCCTCTCTTCGCCTCCGCATAGGGGCCAAGCAAGCCTAGATATAGGGCTAGCCCTCCTCCTCTTTCTCTTTGCCCTAGGAGCACGTCTAGCTTGGGTGGTCGATTTTGGAGCCTATGAGGAGTTCCTTCACAAGGGAATCCTCATGATCAACACCAATGATGGCTACTACTATGCCGAGGGCGCGCGCGACCTCATCGCAGGTTTCCACCAAGAAAATGACCTCTCTCCCTTGCACACCCCCCTCTCCCTTCTCACCGCTTGGCTCTACCATCTCACCCCTTTTAGTCTTGAAGCACTGCTTCTTGGTATGCCTCTCTTTTTTGGCGCCTCCATCGTCTTTCCCCTCTACCTGCTAGGAAAAGAGCTTGCCTCTAGAAATGTGGGATTCTTTGGCGCACTGCTTGGAGGAGTGGCGGTGAGCTACTACAATCGCACCATGGCAGGCTACTACGACACGGATATGCTGGTGCTGGTGCTTCCGCTTTGGATGTTCTATTTTCTCTTTAAATTCCTCAAAGAGCCTAGGGCGCTCTTTTGGATTCTCTCCGTCCTCTTTGGAATCGCCTCCGTCCTTTGGCATAACGGCCTTGCCAATCTCTATGTCGGAGTCTTTCTCATTGGAATCCTCTATCTTCTTTTTTTTGAAGAATCAAATCCCAAGCGCTGGCACGCCCTCTCTTTAATTCTGCTTCTATGCCTCCCCAATCCCTCTTTTTTGCAGATAGGCGTGGTGATCCTTTTGGGCTTTTGGATCGCTCAAACCCCCTCTCTAAACCCCTCCCTCGCGCCATGGTTCACGCTGGCTCTTCTTATTTGGGTGCTCTTTGGGGGGGCTCTCTCTCCCCTTTGGTATCAGCTAGAGGTCTACCTCTTTCGCCCAAGCGTTGAGGCAAGCGCTCCTAGCCTCCACTTCTATAGCGTGGTGCAGACTATTCGCGAGGCAAGCACCCTCTCTTTGGAGAAGCTAGCCATTCGTATCAGCGGCCATCCTTTAAGCTTTGGCCTTGCTCTTTTGGGTTATCTTCTACTCGCCTTCAAACGCCCCCTCTTTTGGCTCACCCTCCCCTTTGTAGCGTTGGGCTTTTTGGGGATGAAGAGTGGGCTTAGATTCACCCTTTTTGCGGTGCCTTTCATGGCGCTCTCTTTGGGATTTTTAATCGAATCAATATTGGCTCAAATCCCTCAAAAACTTTGGCGCTTTCCCCTCTTTGCCCTAGCCACACTCCTTGCCCTTTGGCCTAATCTCAATCACATCCTCGATTATCAAATCCCGCCTGTCTTCAAGGCCAAAGAGGTGCACCTTCTTGAAACCTTCAAGGGAATCGCCAATCGCGAAGATTATGTGATGGCTTGGTGGGATTATGGCTATGGGCTCCGTTACTATAGCGATGTCAAAACCCTCATCGATGGCGCCAAACACGCAGGAAACATCAACTACCCCGTGAGTTACGCCCTCCTTAGCCAAAATGCCCTCGCCTCGGCCAACATGGCGCGCCTTAGCGTGGAGTTCACCGAGCGCTCCTTCGAGGAGGGGTGGAATGGCGATGAGGTGGTAGCCAAAATAATGGAACACTACGGCTTTAGCGATCCCAACGCCTTCCTAGAAGCCCTCAGCCAAGACGCCCTGCCCTTACCTCCCAAGAGTCGTGAAATCTACTACTATCTTCCCCTCAAAATGATGGAGATTCTTCCCACGGTCGATCTCTTTAGCCACCTTGACCTCTCCACGGGCCACTCCAAGGAATCGGGCTTTTTCTTCTACACCCAAAACTTTATCGACCAAAAAGATTTCATCGATTTAGGGCGTGGGCTTAGGATTGACAAAACCGAAGGCATCTTGGAATTTCAAAGCGGTGAAAGGGTAGCTTTAAGAGAGTTTATCATCACCCAAGAAGAGGAGGGAGAGGTTCACTCCAAAAGCCTCAAGCTTGATTCTGCGGCTCCGCTTTATGCGGTCTATATGAAGAATCAGCGTGCTATTTTTCTTGCGGATGAGCACTACTTCCACTCTCTTTTCATCCAACTTTTTGCCTTGGGGGATTACGATTCCACTCTGTTTGAACCCATTCTCTCTTCGCCTTGGGCGAAAATCTATAAACTAAAGAGATAA
- the asnB gene encoding asparagine synthase (glutamine-hydrolyzing) yields MCGIAGTLNSSCFSSKKLLAALAHRGPSGHGEFSHQGVNLFHARLSIQDLSPAGAQPMHRHHLSIVFNGEIYNHLELRAKVADYPFSTRSDTETILALFERFGERSLEWMDGMFALAILDQRTHKLFLARDRMGKKPLFYYQEGEEFLFASELNALLTLKPLQIDHAKLSAFLRCGFFPHDGAPYQGVQSLPQGSYAFIDLHHPRPLSPQRYFDLLSLYQAPKIEGFEASKEAVELALKESVKNRLESSDLEVGSFLSGGIDSSLITALASFFTPKLKTFTVAFEGAYDESSLAELVAKRYKTDHTTLHLNPSKLKEEVKGILACYGRPFMDSSAIPSYYVSQEAKKHLTVILNGDGADELFGGYRRYVPMSHGWLKLARPLSLLLPLLPLPKEKKSLYNYLHRLLAMSRKRGLDFYLSATIDSFEDAYAFSPNPHTQTLDQEITQILEDSSLSSLSKMLYLDSQNLLLSDLLPKMDIATMAHSLEGRSPFLGKSLLEVAPRIKDEYKIFGKSTKFILRELAKKYLPHALLEQPKRGFEVPLRAWVEGELKELIFDSLSKNCLSRELIESRFVDALLDKPQDFAPEKRAKMLWSLFSLEVWHEHYQKACE; encoded by the coding sequence ATGTGCGGAATCGCTGGCACCCTCAACTCCTCTTGCTTCTCTTCAAAAAAACTCCTCGCCGCCCTAGCGCATCGAGGACCCAGCGGTCATGGGGAGTTTAGCCACCAAGGGGTGAATCTTTTTCATGCGCGCCTCTCCATCCAAGACCTGAGTCCCGCAGGGGCGCAACCCATGCATCGTCACCATCTCTCCATCGTCTTTAATGGTGAAATCTACAACCACCTAGAGCTGCGAGCCAAGGTGGCAGACTACCCCTTTTCCACCCGCTCAGACACGGAGACAATTCTCGCCCTCTTTGAGCGCTTTGGAGAGCGCTCTTTGGAGTGGATGGATGGGATGTTTGCCTTGGCCATCTTAGATCAGCGCACCCACAAGCTCTTCCTTGCACGCGATCGCATGGGGAAAAAACCTCTCTTTTACTATCAAGAGGGAGAGGAGTTTCTCTTTGCCAGCGAACTCAACGCCCTCCTCACCCTAAAACCTCTACAAATCGATCACGCAAAACTCTCTGCCTTTCTTCGATGCGGATTCTTCCCTCATGATGGAGCCCCCTATCAAGGAGTCCAATCCCTCCCCCAAGGCTCCTACGCCTTCATCGACCTGCACCATCCAAGGCCCCTCTCTCCCCAGCGCTACTTTGACCTGCTCTCCCTCTATCAAGCCCCTAAAATTGAGGGATTTGAGGCTTCCAAGGAGGCGGTCGAACTCGCGCTTAAAGAGAGTGTAAAGAATCGCCTAGAGAGCTCCGATTTAGAGGTGGGAAGCTTCCTTAGTGGAGGAATCGACTCTTCGCTCATCACCGCTTTAGCCTCCTTCTTCACCCCAAAGCTTAAAACCTTCACAGTCGCCTTTGAAGGAGCCTATGATGAATCTTCACTCGCCGAGCTTGTCGCCAAGCGCTACAAGACCGACCACACCACCTTGCACCTCAACCCCTCCAAACTCAAGGAGGAGGTGAAGGGAATCTTGGCTTGTTATGGACGCCCCTTCATGGATAGCTCGGCGATTCCTAGCTACTATGTGAGTCAAGAGGCCAAAAAACATCTCACCGTCATCCTCAATGGCGATGGAGCGGATGAACTCTTTGGCGGCTATCGTCGCTATGTGCCCATGAGCCATGGATGGCTTAAACTGGCTCGCCCTCTAAGCCTCCTTTTGCCCCTGCTTCCCTTGCCTAAAGAGAAAAAATCTCTCTACAACTACCTCCATCGACTCCTAGCGATGAGCCGAAAAAGAGGACTTGACTTCTACCTCTCCGCCACCATTGACAGCTTTGAGGATGCCTACGCCTTTAGCCCCAATCCTCACACGCAAACACTTGATCAAGAGATCACGCAAATCCTTGAGGATTCCTCCCTCTCGTCCCTCTCCAAGATGCTCTATCTCGATAGCCAAAACCTCCTTCTCTCTGATCTGCTTCCAAAAATGGATATCGCGACCATGGCGCACTCCCTAGAGGGTCGCTCTCCCTTTCTTGGCAAATCCCTCCTAGAGGTCGCCCCTAGAATCAAGGATGAGTATAAAATTTTCGGGAAGAGTACCAAATTCATTCTCCGCGAACTGGCCAAAAAATATCTTCCCCATGCCCTTCTTGAACAGCCAAAGCGAGGCTTTGAGGTGCCCCTTAGAGCTTGGGTGGAGGGGGAGCTAAAAGAGCTTATTTTTGATTCTCTCTCCAAAAATTGCCTCTCCAGGGAGCTTATCGAGAGCCGTTTTGTCGATGCTCTCCTTGATAAACCTCAAGATTTTGCCCCCGAAAAACGCGCCAAGATGCTCTGGAGCCTCTTTAGTCTAGAGGTGTGGCATGAACACTATCAAAAGGCTTGTGAATGA
- a CDS encoding DUF2334 domain-containing protein, whose amino-acid sequence MEARYIVRLDDACATMDRKKWKRIEEILDHYSISPIVAVIPSNQDPQMRIDPEDELFWDRVRAWQAKGWHIALHGFEHRYVTQSRGIIPMNAYGEFSSRPLEEQKEKILQGLAIFAKEGIETKIWVAPAHNFDHQTLEALRESSIQIISDGIAHEPYHERGFFWIPCQLSSLIPQKSGLWSACYHPNTIGEKEFEDLERFLSSHSHSVLSDLSSLEGLYGHRKRTLKERFYFYAYFLNRRRQQNQTLQKITSRLRRFL is encoded by the coding sequence ATGGAAGCGCGCTATATAGTTCGGCTAGATGATGCCTGTGCCACGATGGATAGAAAAAAGTGGAAACGCATAGAGGAGATTTTAGATCACTACTCCATCTCTCCGATTGTGGCGGTGATTCCAAGCAATCAAGACCCCCAGATGAGAATCGATCCAGAAGATGAGCTCTTTTGGGATAGGGTGCGCGCTTGGCAAGCCAAAGGATGGCACATCGCTCTCCATGGATTTGAGCACCGCTATGTCACCCAAAGTCGAGGCATCATTCCCATGAATGCTTACGGGGAGTTCTCAAGTCGCCCCTTAGAGGAGCAAAAAGAGAAGATTCTCCAAGGTTTGGCTATCTTTGCCAAAGAGGGAATAGAGACAAAAATTTGGGTCGCTCCCGCGCACAATTTCGACCATCAGACCCTAGAGGCGTTAAGAGAATCGTCCATTCAAATCATCAGCGATGGAATCGCCCATGAGCCCTACCATGAAAGGGGATTTTTCTGGATTCCCTGCCAGCTCTCTTCTCTCATCCCTCAAAAGAGTGGTCTATGGAGCGCCTGCTACCACCCCAACACCATAGGGGAAAAGGAGTTTGAAGATTTGGAACGATTCTTAAGCTCTCATTCCCATAGCGTCCTTTCTGACCTCTCCTCCCTAGAGGGTCTCTATGGACATCGCAAACGAACACTCAAGGAGCGGTTCTACTTCTATGCCTACTTCCTCAATCGAAGACGCCAACAAAATCAAACCCTCCAAAAAATCACCTCACGCCTTCGGCGATTTTTGTAG
- a CDS encoding glycosyltransferase: protein MSRPSLAVLLYSMGGGGAERVISTLLPSFKEHFEVHLVLFEEIVAFEIHGVPLHILGRNQVHEKGLFKLLKLPFLAYRYARFLKKHQITHSFSLMSRPNYVNLLASFGGGGSKIILSERATPSLQYAGDSLGARINRFLIRSLYPKAPLIIANSQGNAKDLQENFGITPKRLCTIPNPFDLERIQALSLESTPLEGEDRYTFVSVGRLDRGKNHRLLIEAMETFRGESVALYILGEGELKDELLSLIHAKGLENQVYLVGFKPNPYPWIKGAQAFLFGSNHEGFPNVLVESLALGIPILSTDCPSGPREILAPQSPQELLLEGLELTPYGILVAKNDKKAMVEAMQKLLRQESHFSKESLLDRAKSFSKEIIQESYLKALFS, encoded by the coding sequence ATGAGTCGCCCCTCCTTGGCCGTTCTCCTCTACTCCATGGGAGGCGGGGGAGCCGAACGCGTCATATCCACGCTCCTGCCCTCCTTCAAAGAACATTTTGAGGTTCATCTCGTCCTCTTTGAAGAGATTGTCGCCTTTGAAATTCATGGGGTTCCCCTCCATATCCTAGGGCGCAACCAAGTCCATGAAAAAGGTCTCTTTAAACTTCTTAAGCTCCCTTTTTTGGCCTACCGATACGCTCGATTCCTAAAGAAGCATCAGATCACCCACTCCTTCTCCCTGATGAGCCGCCCCAACTATGTCAATCTCCTTGCCTCCTTTGGGGGCGGAGGCTCCAAAATCATCCTCAGTGAGCGCGCCACCCCCTCACTCCAATACGCTGGTGACTCTCTAGGGGCGAGAATCAACCGTTTTCTCATTCGCTCCCTCTACCCCAAGGCTCCACTCATCATCGCCAACTCTCAAGGCAACGCCAAAGACCTGCAAGAGAATTTTGGAATCACCCCCAAGCGCCTTTGCACCATCCCCAACCCCTTTGACCTAGAGCGCATCCAAGCCCTTTCTTTGGAGAGCACTCCTTTAGAGGGCGAGGATCGATACACTTTTGTAAGCGTGGGAAGGCTCGATAGGGGCAAAAATCATCGCCTGCTCATTGAGGCGATGGAGACTTTCAGGGGAGAGAGCGTGGCGCTCTATATCCTAGGAGAGGGCGAGCTAAAGGATGAGCTTCTCTCTCTCATTCACGCCAAAGGTCTAGAGAATCAGGTCTATCTTGTGGGCTTTAAACCCAACCCCTACCCTTGGATCAAAGGGGCGCAGGCCTTCCTTTTTGGCTCCAACCACGAGGGCTTCCCCAATGTCTTGGTCGAATCGCTCGCCCTAGGGATTCCTATCCTCTCCACCGATTGCCCCAGTGGTCCTAGGGAGATTCTCGCCCCTCAAAGCCCCCAAGAGCTTCTCCTTGAGGGATTAGAGCTCACCCCCTATGGAATCCTTGTGGCCAAAAATGACAAAAAAGCGATGGTGGAGGCGATGCAAAAGCTCCTCCGCCAAGAGTCTCATTTCTCCAAAGAATCACTCCTTGATCGCGCCAAGAGCTTCTCCAAGGAGATCATCCAAGAATCCTATCTCAAAGCACTCTTCTCATGA
- a CDS encoding glycosyltransferase, giving the protein MNPPPFRLFLAIRSLHKGGAERQMVELAKGLDKERFALTLCTLYGGGELERELKESGVEIFCLHKRGRSDFSFLRRYRTLIQEQNPKAIYSFLPEMNLFSLMASRFLKRSPKILWGFRSSDMDVKSYGWQSRLYYAAQKLLSPFASKIITNSHHSLAYHKHIGYCMKRAQVIHNGIDTKRFSPSLELRESFRQRYHLKDKIAIGIAARMDIAKGYPYLAKAAKIILSRYPKVLFFAAGEIDPLLQKECLEILGQEGERFIWLGGVERMEEVYNGWDILVSSSLTESFSNSIAEGMACALAPIATDVGDTSVILGEVGTLIPPKDSEMLAQKLALMIESDFKTEGERARERIVTLFSLEAMIQNSTKAILTCAES; this is encoded by the coding sequence ATGAACCCCCCTCCCTTTAGACTATTTTTGGCGATTCGCTCTCTCCATAAAGGGGGAGCAGAGCGGCAGATGGTCGAGCTAGCCAAAGGACTGGACAAAGAGCGCTTCGCCCTCACCCTCTGCACCCTCTATGGGGGCGGTGAGCTAGAGAGAGAGCTCAAAGAGAGCGGCGTGGAGATTTTCTGCTTGCACAAAAGAGGGCGAAGCGACTTTAGCTTCCTTAGGCGCTATCGCACTTTGATCCAAGAGCAAAACCCCAAGGCCATCTACTCCTTTTTGCCCGAGATGAATCTCTTCTCGCTGATGGCCTCACGATTCCTCAAGCGCTCTCCCAAGATTCTTTGGGGATTTCGCTCTAGTGATATGGATGTGAAGAGTTATGGATGGCAGAGTCGCCTCTACTATGCCGCCCAAAAGCTCCTCAGCCCCTTTGCGAGCAAAATCATCACCAACTCTCACCATTCGCTTGCCTACCATAAACACATTGGCTACTGCATGAAGCGAGCCCAAGTGATTCACAACGGCATTGACACGAAGCGATTCTCCCCCTCTTTAGAGCTTCGAGAATCGTTTCGCCAGCGCTACCATCTCAAAGACAAAATCGCCATCGGAATCGCTGCAAGGATGGATATCGCCAAGGGCTATCCCTACCTAGCCAAAGCGGCCAAAATCATCCTCTCTCGCTACCCCAAGGTTCTTTTCTTTGCGGCAGGCGAGATTGACCCTTTACTCCAAAAAGAGTGCTTAGAGATTTTGGGGCAGGAAGGGGAGCGATTCATCTGGCTGGGTGGAGTGGAGAGGATGGAAGAGGTCTATAATGGCTGGGATATTCTCGTCTCCTCTTCGCTCACAGAGAGCTTCTCTAACTCCATCGCCGAGGGGATGGCCTGCGCGCTCGCCCCCATTGCCACCGATGTGGGCGATACCTCCGTCATCCTTGGAGAGGTGGGGACGCTCATCCCCCCTAAAGATTCCGAAATGTTGGCGCAAAAACTCGCTTTAATGATAGAATCCGATTTCAAAACAGAAGGGGAGAGGGCGAGAGAGAGAATCGTCACGCTCTTCTCCCTTGAAGCAATGATTCAAAACTCCACCAAGGCCATCCTAACATGTGCGGAATCGTAG